The following coding sequences are from one Streptomyces sp. NBC_01485 window:
- a CDS encoding carboxymuconolactone decarboxylase family protein, protein MSESRKNAAALTRRATLATGALVGVDGLLNATPAAAAPRESARYTRGWAVLREASGERGAAVVESLKDIAPDLGRYVVEFAYGDVFSRAGLDLRQRELVTVAALAAAGDTASQLNFHMDAALNVGVRPAEIIEALIHLVPFVGFPRALNAVGVARTVFADRDVTFEPPVMEDSSDRYERGKEKLLEIDGAHGLEVIESLKDIAPDLGRYIVEFTFGDVYHRPWLTARSRQLVTVGALTAFGDTAPQLRVHIGAALNVGLSPRQVVETLIHVVPYAGFPRTLNAVGVARDVFEERNTSL, encoded by the coding sequence ATGAGTGAATCACGTAAGAACGCCGCCGCCCTCACCCGTCGCGCCACACTGGCCACCGGCGCCCTCGTCGGTGTCGACGGCCTGCTGAACGCGACGCCGGCGGCCGCCGCGCCCCGCGAGAGCGCCCGCTACACGCGCGGGTGGGCGGTCCTGCGCGAGGCGTCCGGCGAACGCGGGGCGGCCGTCGTCGAGTCGCTGAAGGACATCGCCCCGGACCTGGGCCGCTACGTCGTCGAGTTCGCCTACGGCGACGTCTTCTCGCGGGCCGGACTCGACCTGCGCCAACGGGAGTTGGTGACGGTCGCGGCGCTGGCCGCCGCGGGGGACACCGCGTCGCAGCTCAACTTCCACATGGACGCCGCGCTGAACGTCGGCGTGCGCCCCGCGGAGATCATCGAGGCCCTGATCCACCTGGTGCCGTTCGTGGGATTCCCCCGGGCGCTCAACGCGGTCGGCGTGGCCAGGACGGTCTTCGCCGACCGCGACGTCACGTTCGAGCCGCCCGTCATGGAGGACTCCAGCGACCGTTACGAGCGCGGCAAGGAGAAACTGCTGGAGATCGACGGCGCGCACGGCCTGGAGGTCATCGAGTCGCTGAAGGACATCGCCCCGGACCTGGGCCGCTACATCGTCGAGTTCACCTTCGGCGACGTCTACCACCGCCCGTGGCTGACCGCGCGGTCACGGCAGCTCGTCACCGTCGGCGCGCTGACGGCCTTCGGCGACACCGCTCCCCAACTGCGCGTGCACATCGGCGCCGCGCTGAACGTCGGCCTGAGCCCGCGGCAGGTGGTGGAGACGCTGATCCACGTCGTCCCGTACGCCGGATTCCCGCGCACGCTGAACGCCGTCGGGGTCGCCAGGGACGTGTTCGAGGAACGGAACACATCGCTGTGA
- a CDS encoding cytochrome P450 family protein: protein MTTDVAADFGALGEEFLRNPHPVYAGLRARGPVHRVRVPEGAEAWLVVGHEACRAALTDPTLSKSWKDASPALPLARLSAGENLLSSNPPDHSRLRRLVAKEFTPRRVEELAPRVRALTGELLDAMLARQSGRADLVEALSFPLAMGIICELLGVPSLDRSAFREWAEQTLSSPDRDTRTAATASMTDYLVAMVDEMRRRPGDDLMSALIRTTDEDGDRLSSEELIGMAWLLLVTGFETTVHLIAAGVLALLRHPDQLTALRADPALVDNAVEEMLRYDGPVETTTYRFTTEPLEIGGTAVPGGGELVLIALADADRDPARFPDPDRFDIRRPTGGHIAFGHGIHYCLGAPLARLQARTAVTALLDRCPALFLDADPAALPWRTGLLIRGPRHLPVRWLPGT from the coding sequence ATGACGACGGACGTCGCGGCGGACTTCGGGGCGCTCGGCGAGGAGTTCCTCAGGAATCCCCATCCGGTGTACGCCGGACTCCGCGCCCGGGGCCCGGTGCACCGGGTCCGGGTGCCCGAGGGCGCGGAGGCCTGGCTCGTGGTCGGCCACGAGGCGTGCCGGGCCGCGCTCACCGACCCCACGCTGTCCAAGTCCTGGAAGGACGCCTCCCCCGCACTGCCGCTGGCCCGGCTCTCCGCGGGCGAGAACCTGCTGAGCTCGAACCCGCCGGACCACTCCCGGCTGCGCAGGCTCGTGGCGAAGGAGTTCACCCCACGCCGGGTCGAGGAACTCGCCCCGAGGGTGCGGGCGCTGACCGGCGAACTCCTCGACGCCATGCTGGCCCGGCAGAGCGGACGCGCCGACCTCGTCGAGGCGCTGTCCTTCCCCCTGGCCATGGGCATCATCTGCGAACTGCTCGGCGTGCCCTCCCTCGACCGCTCCGCCTTCCGGGAGTGGGCCGAACAGACGCTGAGCAGCCCGGACCGGGACACCAGGACGGCCGCCACCGCCTCGATGACGGACTACCTGGTCGCCATGGTGGACGAGATGCGGCGGCGGCCCGGCGACGATCTGATGAGCGCCCTGATCCGGACCACGGACGAGGACGGCGACCGGCTCTCCTCCGAGGAACTCATCGGCATGGCCTGGCTGTTGCTGGTCACCGGCTTCGAGACGACCGTGCACCTCATCGCCGCCGGCGTCCTCGCGCTGCTCCGCCACCCCGACCAGCTCACCGCGCTGCGCGCCGACCCCGCGCTCGTCGACAACGCCGTGGAGGAGATGCTGCGCTACGACGGCCCCGTGGAGACCACCACCTACCGCTTCACCACCGAGCCCCTCGAGATCGGCGGCACGGCGGTGCCGGGCGGCGGCGAACTCGTGCTGATCGCGCTCGCCGACGCGGACCGGGACCCGGCGCGCTTCCCGGACCCGGACCGCTTCGACATACGCCGCCCGACCGGCGGTCACATCGCCTTCGGCCACGGCATCCACTACTGCCTGGGCGCCCCCCTGGCCCGCCTCCAGGCCCGCACCGCCGTCACGGCACTCCTGGACCGCTGCCCCGCCCTCTTCCTGGACGCCGACCCCGCCGCCCTGCCGTGGCGCACCGGCCTCCTCATCCGGGGCCCCCGCCACCTCCCGGTCCGCTGGCTTCCCGGGACGTGA
- a CDS encoding alpha/beta fold hydrolase yields the protein MNGAFDGLPVVLLHALPLDSSMWEATAQGLRARAHHVITPDQRGFGAAPLTDESPSLALVADDLARELDRQGIDSVALAGCSMGGYVAMAFLRRHPGRVRALALLAARGTADTAEAAERRRLFADLVLDDAARGAVVARTTPALLGATTRARQPGLLTRVTDLAQAAGPRSVAWAQRAVAARADSIATLRTADVPAVVAIGDEDELVSLDEARETATALPQGRLVTLPGVGHLAPLEAPEATAEILTDLLARANTEEVKAC from the coding sequence GTGAACGGCGCATTCGACGGCCTCCCGGTCGTCCTGCTGCACGCGCTGCCCCTCGACTCGTCCATGTGGGAGGCGACGGCACAGGGGCTGCGCGCCCGCGCCCACCACGTCATCACCCCCGACCAGCGCGGTTTCGGCGCCGCCCCGCTGACGGACGAGTCGCCCTCGCTCGCCCTCGTGGCCGACGACCTGGCCCGCGAACTCGACCGGCAGGGCATCGACAGCGTCGCCCTCGCCGGCTGCTCCATGGGCGGCTACGTGGCGATGGCCTTCCTGCGCCGCCATCCGGGCCGGGTGCGCGCCCTGGCCCTGCTGGCCGCCAGGGGCACGGCCGACACGGCGGAGGCGGCCGAGCGGCGGCGGCTCTTCGCCGACCTGGTCCTCGACGACGCGGCGCGCGGCGCGGTCGTCGCCCGGACCACACCGGCCCTGCTGGGCGCCACCACGCGCGCCCGGCAGCCCGGCCTCCTGACCCGGGTGACGGACCTGGCGCAGGCGGCCGGTCCCCGTTCCGTCGCCTGGGCGCAACGGGCCGTCGCGGCACGGGCGGACTCCATCGCCACCCTGCGCACGGCCGACGTACCGGCCGTGGTCGCCATCGGCGACGAGGACGAACTCGTCTCCCTCGACGAGGCCCGCGAGACGGCGACCGCCCTGCCGCAGGGCCGGCTCGTCACCCTCCCCGGCGTCGGCCACCTCGCACCGCTGGAGGCGCCGGAGGCGACCGCGGAGATCCTCACGGACCTGCTCGCCCGGGCGAACACCGAGGAGGTGAAGGCATGCTGA
- a CDS encoding polysaccharide lyase family 7 protein: protein MNRRSVLRAGAGLLAGGAVAAAPAPAADPTDGWTQTSFTFGWQKPWNLDLGDRHSYSGGVHRMWVYATDEPFEEGSSTDPRTEMRWKVDYKTGDRMWDADVYLPSGTDGASFVQILRSVHPSGTPATDIMLNVYDTGGGTVRRYDGTVLKTDAYDTWFNVKIAHRASSGTGTVKVYFDDSLVLTVDDRGPATRYFKNGVYNHGSGRVEARFRNIAYWTR, encoded by the coding sequence ATGAACCGGAGATCCGTCCTACGAGCCGGGGCGGGCCTGCTGGCCGGTGGCGCCGTGGCCGCGGCGCCCGCACCGGCCGCCGACCCGACCGACGGCTGGACGCAGACCTCGTTCACGTTCGGCTGGCAGAAGCCCTGGAACCTCGACCTCGGCGACCGGCACAGCTACAGCGGCGGCGTCCACCGCATGTGGGTGTACGCAACCGACGAGCCGTTCGAGGAGGGCAGTTCCACCGACCCGCGCACCGAGATGCGCTGGAAGGTCGACTACAAGACCGGCGACCGCATGTGGGACGCCGACGTCTACCTGCCGTCCGGCACCGACGGCGCGTCCTTCGTCCAGATCCTGCGCAGCGTCCACCCCTCGGGCACCCCGGCCACCGACATCATGCTCAACGTCTACGACACCGGCGGCGGCACCGTGCGGCGCTACGACGGCACGGTGCTGAAGACCGACGCGTACGACACCTGGTTCAACGTGAAGATCGCCCACCGGGCGAGCAGCGGGACCGGGACCGTCAAGGTCTACTTCGACGACTCCCTCGTCCTGACGGTCGACGATCGCGGCCCCGCCACCCGCTATTTCAAGAACGGCGTCTACAACCACGGTTCCGGGCGCGTCGAGGCCCGCTTCCGCAACATCGCCTACTGGACGCGGTGA
- a CDS encoding bifunctional class I SAM-dependent methyltransferase/NUDIX hydrolase, giving the protein MPGMTHPLSPDDDADGPESVNADAWQAYAAHHLRRGTVLPEAERIDWGFPDAGPDESFLGELKGRRVLDLGCGTARHAARLVRAYDATVDAVDSAPGQIERARARYGSLPGLRLVHADAVAHLRAARPYDVVYSVGAVPFVDPRRLLPALATALTPGGTLCFSVLHTNSQGDGPTSDLVARPETLRFADGGETTVRMWVPAPEVWEELLTEHGLRVEDVVTVTSPDPANLAAYRVFRARRPARVSARPRTNFPPVAHAAIGVGAILHGPRGLLLGRHRRGTWELPGGTVEPGESLQETVVRELREETGVRADPSDVRLLGTLLDHVDGVVRLTVGAVVTDWEGEPADQPGESVGDWRWYSLDHLPPSLFVCSAQSLTAWRPDLPIDHAPAHFTPYDDRADGDAGRER; this is encoded by the coding sequence ATGCCCGGCATGACTCACCCCCTCTCGCCCGACGACGACGCCGACGGGCCGGAGTCCGTCAACGCCGACGCCTGGCAGGCCTACGCCGCGCACCACCTGCGGCGCGGGACCGTCCTGCCGGAGGCGGAACGAATCGACTGGGGGTTCCCGGACGCGGGCCCGGACGAGTCGTTCCTCGGGGAGCTGAAAGGCAGGCGCGTCCTGGACCTCGGCTGCGGCACGGCCCGGCACGCCGCCCGGCTCGTGCGCGCGTACGACGCCACCGTCGACGCGGTCGACTCCGCGCCGGGCCAGATCGAGCGCGCCCGCGCCCGGTACGGCTCCCTGCCCGGGCTGCGGCTCGTCCACGCCGACGCCGTCGCGCACCTGCGGGCCGCGCGGCCGTACGACGTCGTCTACTCCGTCGGCGCCGTCCCGTTCGTCGACCCACGGCGGCTGCTGCCCGCCCTGGCGACCGCGCTCACCCCGGGCGGGACGCTGTGCTTCTCCGTGCTGCACACCAACTCCCAGGGCGACGGGCCCACTTCGGACCTCGTGGCCCGGCCGGAGACCCTGCGGTTCGCGGACGGCGGCGAGACGACGGTCCGCATGTGGGTGCCCGCCCCCGAGGTGTGGGAGGAGTTGCTCACCGAGCACGGGCTGCGTGTCGAGGACGTCGTGACGGTGACGTCGCCCGACCCCGCGAACCTCGCCGCCTACCGCGTCTTCCGGGCCCGGCGCCCGGCGCGCGTCTCCGCCCGCCCCCGCACGAACTTCCCGCCCGTCGCGCACGCGGCGATCGGTGTCGGCGCCATCCTGCACGGCCCCCGGGGACTGCTCCTGGGCCGCCACCGCCGGGGCACCTGGGAGCTGCCCGGCGGCACGGTGGAGCCCGGTGAGTCGCTCCAGGAGACGGTCGTACGGGAGTTGCGGGAGGAGACCGGGGTGCGGGCGGACCCGTCGGACGTGCGGCTGCTGGGCACACTCCTCGACCACGTCGACGGCGTCGTACGGCTGACGGTCGGCGCCGTCGTCACCGACTGGGAGGGCGAACCGGCCGACCAGCCCGGCGAGAGCGTCGGCGACTGGCGCTGGTACTCCCTGGACCACCTGCCGCCGTCCCTGTTCGTCTGCAGCGCCCAGTCCCTCACCGCCTGGCGCCCCGACCTGCCGATCGACCACGCCCCGGCCCACTTCACCCCGTACGACGACCGGGCGGACGGCGACGCCGGACGGGAACGATGA
- a CDS encoding carboxymuconolactone decarboxylase family protein produces the protein MTRRIFIDKQSPKAYHALVQTSEAVRATAADAGLERALVELVNLRVSQLNGCAFCLDVHTKAAVRAGEDTRRLGVLAAWRDTALFTPVERAALALAEATTMPSDATAQEAAYADARQVLTEDQISAVIWVAVTINAFNRVSILSKHPVH, from the coding sequence GTGACTCGACGGATCTTCATAGACAAGCAGAGCCCCAAGGCGTACCACGCGCTGGTCCAGACGTCCGAGGCGGTACGGGCGACCGCCGCCGACGCCGGTCTGGAGCGCGCCCTCGTGGAACTGGTCAACCTGCGCGTCTCCCAGCTCAACGGCTGCGCGTTCTGCCTGGACGTGCACACCAAGGCCGCCGTACGGGCGGGCGAGGACACCCGGCGGCTCGGTGTCCTCGCCGCCTGGCGGGACACCGCCCTCTTCACTCCCGTGGAACGCGCGGCGCTCGCGCTGGCGGAGGCGACGACCATGCCGTCCGACGCCACCGCGCAGGAGGCCGCTTACGCGGACGCCCGACAGGTGCTCACCGAGGACCAGATCTCCGCGGTGATCTGGGTGGCGGTCACCATCAACGCCTTCAACCGGGTGTCCATCCTCAGCAAGCATCCCGTGCACTGA
- a CDS encoding methyltransferase domain-containing protein produces MLTADQKAANQNAADQNAREDTQEAAQGNAWGYETSTGLAFTHEDIVDPHFQACAPYYLDALDSVGVQPGWHVLDAGCGSGAFLPRLADLVGPEGRVSALDLAEENAALAAERMRDRPARARLTVRQGSLLQLPYADGTFDAVWCANTTQYLDDAELTRVLAELRRVTRPGGRVAVKDVDGTLSTVRPADPFLITDFFRKGAESPGYARQLLRGRDLYRWLRAAGFTSVRQRTILMEFHAPLSPAALRFYGNACARFARQATRAGMPGDWAPFLDPDDPAGPLRDPNGYISEGNVIAIGTA; encoded by the coding sequence ATGCTGACGGCTGATCAGAAAGCGGCGAATCAAAACGCGGCGGACCAGAACGCACGGGAGGACACGCAGGAAGCCGCACAGGGGAACGCCTGGGGATACGAGACGTCCACCGGACTGGCGTTCACCCACGAGGACATCGTGGACCCGCACTTCCAGGCCTGTGCCCCGTACTACCTGGACGCCCTGGACAGTGTGGGCGTCCAGCCGGGCTGGCACGTGCTGGACGCGGGATGCGGCAGCGGCGCGTTCCTGCCCCGGCTCGCGGACCTCGTCGGGCCCGAGGGGCGGGTCTCGGCCCTCGACCTGGCCGAGGAGAACGCCGCACTCGCCGCCGAGCGGATGCGGGACCGTCCGGCCCGCGCACGGCTGACGGTCCGGCAGGGCAGTCTCCTCCAACTGCCCTACGCGGACGGCACGTTCGACGCCGTCTGGTGCGCGAACACGACGCAGTACCTGGACGACGCGGAACTGACGCGCGTGCTGGCGGAACTGCGCCGGGTCACCAGGCCCGGCGGCCGCGTCGCCGTCAAGGACGTCGACGGCACCCTGAGCACCGTACGCCCGGCGGACCCCTTCCTGATCACCGACTTCTTCCGCAAGGGCGCGGAGTCCCCGGGCTACGCCCGCCAACTGCTGCGGGGCCGCGATCTGTACCGCTGGCTGCGTGCCGCCGGGTTCACATCGGTACGCCAGCGGACGATCCTCATGGAGTTCCACGCCCCCCTGTCCCCGGCCGCCCTGCGGTTCTACGGCAACGCGTGCGCGCGGTTCGCCCGGCAGGCGACGCGTGCGGGGATGCCGGGCGACTGGGCCCCGTTCCTCGACCCCGACGACCCGGCGGGCCCGTTGCGCGACCCGAACGGCTACATCAGCGAGGGGAACGTCATCGCGATCGGCACGGCTTGA